In one window of Nicotiana tabacum cultivar K326 chromosome 12, ASM71507v2, whole genome shotgun sequence DNA:
- the LOC107827654 gene encoding uncharacterized protein LOC107827654, with the protein MAKPGRGRAASPSGSSSRSPSRSRSRSRSYSSRSSSSRSRSRSRSFSSSSSSGSSRSPSPRPPPSQRKSPAGVSKRGRSPLPLSKKASPPPRKVSPTPESRVLHVDQLSRNVNENHLKEIFGNFGEILHVQLVIDHVVNLPKGFAYVEFKTRIDAEKAQLHMDGAQIDGKIVHAKFTLPERKKAPSPPRAAATSSRRDAPRTDNAPVDLEKDGPKRQQELSPRRKPVSPPRRSPIGRRGSPRREPDSPARRRAESPIRRRAGSPYRRGSPPAPRRRPASPIRRRSPSSPPRRYRTPPRGSPRRIRGSPVRRRSPLPPRRRSPPRRARSPPRRSPVGRRSSRSPIRRPIRSRSRSISPRRGRVPATRRGRSSSYSSSPSPRKAPRRISRSRSPRKPLRGRSPSNSDSSSSPRKP; encoded by the exons ATGGCGAAACCAGGCCGAGGCCGTGCGGCTTCACCGTCAGGCTCGTCTTCTCGTTCTCCGTCGCGGTCTCGTTCTCGCTCTCGCTCTTACTCTTCTCGTTCCTCGAGTTCTCGATCTAGATCCCGCTCCAGATCgttttcttcctcctcctccagTGGCAGTTCTCGCAGCCCTAGCCCCCGCCCTCCTCCTTCTCAGCGAAAAAG CCCTGCTGGAGTATCTAAGCGAGGCCGTTCACCGCTGCCACTATCTAAGAAAGCTTCTCCACCTCCAAG GAAAGTCTCTCCAACTCCTGAGTCACGTGTGCTTCATGTGGATCAGCTCAGCAGGAATGTCAATGAAAACCATCTGAAAGAAATATTTG GTAATTTTGGTGAAATTCTGCACGTGCAGTTGGTCATTGATCATGTT GTTAACCTTCCAAAAGGGTTTGCTTATGTTGAGTTCAAGACTAGAATTGATGCTGAGAAAGCCCAACTACACATGGATGGT GCACAAATTGATGGGAAAATAGTTCATGCTAAGTTCACCCTGCCAGAGAGGAAAAAGGCTCCCTCACCTCCAAGGGCTGCTGCAACTTCCTCAAGGAGAGATGCTCCAAGAACTGATAATGCCCCTGTTGATTTGGAGAAAGATGGACCAAAACGGCAACAAGAGT TATCTCCTCGTCGAAAACCTGTCTCTCCACCTCGAAGGTCTCCTATAGGACGAAGAGGATCTCCTAGACGTGAGCCAGATTCTCCTGCCCGTCGACGTGCCGAGTCTCCTATTCGTCGTCGCGCAGGTTCTCCTTATAGGCGCGGCAGTCCACCGGCCCCAAGGAGGAGGCCTGCATCTCCCATTAGACGACGTTCACCATCCTCTCCACCAAGACGTTATCGAACACCTCCTAG GGGCTCTCCCAGAAGAATTCGTGGCAGTCCTGTTCGAAGACGTTCTCCCCTTCCGCCAAGGCGACG tTCTCCACCGCGACGTGCTAGAAGTCCACCCAGAAGATCTCCGGTTGGTCGCCGGTCTAGCCGCTCACCTATTAGGAGACCTATCCGTTCACGATCAAGATCCATCTCTCCTAGGCG GGGAAGGGTTCCAGCCACAAGACGTGGGAGGTCATCATCCTACTCTTCTTCTCCCAGTCCTCGAAAG GCACCCCGCAGGATTTCAAGGAGTCGTAGTCCTAGAAA GCCTTTAAGAGGGAGGAGCCCCAGCAACAGTGACAGCAGCAGTTCGCCTCGTAAGCCCTAA